One window of Rhodospirillaceae bacterium genomic DNA carries:
- a CDS encoding type-F conjugative transfer system secretin TraK, translating to MTLPTSGRAAAALLSALLIYTALPAPAFGMQGADTGVANTRVPGASVSDTSVSGTSVLEAADHAELRAEIAATGVVRIALVGDRIARAVRSAGRFEIEHEPANGDLYLRPLGAAGGGADRGVEAWTASVAAPAAGPVVPALAVWPAVLFVGTERGFTYRLTLVPVAGGPAQVLIRNPATGTPAAPLTSSADDRIGALVRLVRAVARREPLAGYAIHAGLARTPIRAGAVSGTSVSGTSVSGLTVIETWRGPRFAALVFEAGPSASEGAEGAAALARTMGGLPGVGGAGDSARLAAFWLAAPGTGPSGRLAVAVFEDTRAGDTRAGDAPAAHPGHAGDTRAGDTRAGDIP from the coding sequence ATGACACTGCCCACGAGCGGACGTGCGGCGGCGGCGCTGCTGTCGGCACTCCTTATATATACGGCGTTGCCCGCGCCCGCATTCGGGATGCAGGGCGCCGATACGGGTGTTGCGAATACGCGTGTCCCCGGCGCGAGCGTCTCCGACACGAGTGTCTCCGGCACGAGTGTCCTTGAGGCGGCGGACCATGCCGAGCTCCGGGCCGAGATCGCAGCGACCGGGGTGGTCCGCATCGCGCTCGTGGGCGACCGCATCGCGCGGGCGGTCCGCAGCGCCGGCCGCTTCGAGATCGAGCACGAGCCCGCGAACGGCGATCTCTATCTCCGCCCCCTGGGCGCTGCCGGTGGCGGGGCGGATCGGGGCGTGGAAGCGTGGACGGCGTCCGTGGCGGCACCTGCGGCGGGACCTGTTGTCCCTGCACTTGCGGTGTGGCCTGCGGTGCTGTTTGTGGGCACCGAGAGGGGCTTTACCTACCGGCTGACGCTGGTGCCCGTCGCGGGCGGCCCGGCTCAGGTGCTGATCCGCAATCCGGCGACGGGGACGCCGGCCGCTCCCTTGACGAGCTCGGCAGATGATCGCATCGGCGCGCTGGTGCGCCTGGTCCGCGCGGTGGCGCGGCGCGAGCCTCTTGCCGGCTACGCGATCCATGCCGGCCTGGCCCGGACCCCGATCCGGGCGGGCGCGGTCTCCGGCACGAGTGTCTCCGGCACGAGTGTCTCCGGACTTACGGTCATCGAGACCTGGCGGGGGCCGCGCTTTGCGGCGCTCGTGTTCGAGGCCGGCCCTTCGGCGTCCGAAGGCGCGGAGGGCGCCGCGGCCCTCGCCAGGACCATGGGCGGGCTGCCGGGCGTCGGTGGCGCCGGAGACAGCGCCCGTCTCGCCGCGTTCTGGCTGGCGGCGCCCGGCACCGGTCCCTCGGGCAGGCTCGCGGTGGCCGTGTTCGAGGACACGCGTGCCGGCGACACGCGTGCCGGAGACGCCCCGGCTGCCCATCCGGGCCACGCTGGAGACACTCGTGCCGGGGACACTCGTGCCGGGGACATCCCATGA